The following proteins are encoded in a genomic region of Phalacrocorax carbo chromosome 2, bPhaCar2.1, whole genome shotgun sequence:
- the CLDN12 gene encoding claudin-12 produces the protein MGCRDVHAATVLAFLSGTASVAGLLAAVLLPNWRQMRLYTFNKNERNVTVYTGLWIKCARFDGSRDCVIYDPQWYTAVDQLDLRVLQFALPLSMLTAVSALFLCLIGMCNTAFVSSVPNIKLAKCLVNSAGCHLVAGLLFLLACAICLTPSVWVIFYNNYLNRKYEPVFSFDISVFIAIASAGGLFFTSILLFLWYCACKSLPSPFWQPLYSHAPSMHSYASQPYSARSRLSAIEIDIPVVTHAS, from the coding sequence ATGGGCTGCCGGGATGTTCATGCAGCGACAGTACTGGCCTTCCTCAGTGGAACAGCCTCAGTAGCTGGACTCCTTGCAGCAGTTCTGCTTCCAAACTGGAGGCAAATGAGACTGTACACCTTCAACAAGAATGAGAGGAACGTGACTGTTTACACTGGACTCTGGATCAAGTGCGCTCGCTTTGACGGGAGCAGAGACTGTGTGATATATGACCCGCAGTGGTACACTGCTGTCGATCAACTGGATTTGCGTGTTCTTCAGTTTGCCCTTCCACTGAGTATGTTAACTGCTGTCTCAGCTCTGTTTCTCTGCTTGATTGGTATGTGTAACACAGCCTTTGTATCCAGCGTGCCAAACATCAAATTGGCCAAATGCCTTGTAAACAGCGCGGGCTGCCATCTCGTGGCTGGCCTCTTGTTCCTGCTTGCGTGTGCCATTTGTCTCACTCCATCAGTCTGGGTCATTTTTTATAACAATTATCTGAACAGAAAATACGAGCCTGTCTTCAGCTTTGACATCTCCGTGTTTATTGCCATTGCCAGTGCCGGCGGTCTGTTTTTCACTTCcattctgctgtttctgtggtACTGCGCTTGTAAAAGCCTACCTTCTCCTTTCTGGCAGCCCCTTTACTCCCATGCCCCTAGCATGCACAGCTATGCCTCTCAGCCCTATTCTGCACGCTCTCGCCTCTCTGCCATAGAAATTGACATTCCTGTTGTGACCCACGCATCTTAA
- the GTPBP10 gene encoding GTP-binding protein 10, translated as MVRCGRAVLRQYGNFIDALRLYVRGGTGGMGYPRLGGEGGRGGDVWFVAREKTTLKNIRDRYPKKRFVAGMGANSSVKALKGEKGKDCEVHVPLGISVLCDDGKQIGELNAEGERFLAARGGLGGSLATNFVPCKGQTRIVRLDLKLIADVGLVGFPNAGKSSVLSKISHAKPVIANYAFTTIQPELGKIMYADYKQISVADLPGLIEGAHANKGMGHKFLKHVERTKQLLLVVDISGFQLSVKTQYRTAFETILLLTKELELYKEELLTKPALLAINKMDLPCAKDNLNELMRQLQNPQDYLHLLQEEIIPANTLEFKDIIPISTYSGEGIEELKACIRKSVDEEAEQENEEYRKKKLLLLRTSEEQRMNRS; from the exons TATGGCAACTTCATAGACGCCTTACGGCTCTACGTGAGAGGAGGAACTGGTGGAATGGGTTATCCCCGcctgggtggggaaggagggagaggtggcGATGTCTGGTTCGTCGCCCGAGAAAAAACTACCTTAAAGAACATTAGGGACAGATATCCCAAGAAGCGATTTGTGGCTGGAATGGGAGCCAACAGCAG TGTTAAAGCattaaaaggtgaaaaaggaaaagattgtGAAGTTCATGTGCCTCTGggaatttcagttctttgtgATGATGGCAAGCAGATTG GGGAGCTTAATGCAGAGGGAGAGAGGTTCCTAGCAGCTCGCGGAGGTCTTGGAGGCTCTTTGGCCACAAACTTTGTGCCCTGCAAAGGTCAGACGCGAATTGTTCGCCTTGATTTGAAACTTATAGCAGATGTTGGCTTAGTTGG GTTTCCAAACGCAGGAAAATCGTCCGTATTAAGCAAGATTTCTCATGCCAAACCTGTGATTGCAAATTATGCAT TTACAACAATACAGCCTGAACTAGGAAAGATCATGTATGCAGATTATAAACAG ATTTCAGTAGCTGATCTCCCAGGACTGATTGAAGGTGCGCATGCAAACAAAGGGATGGGCCACAAATTTCTCAAACATGTAGAAAGAACCAAGCAGCTTCTCTTAGTT GTTGATATTTCTGGCTTTCAGCTGTCTGTTAAGACTCAGTACAGAACAGCCTTTGAAACGATATTGCTTCTGACAAAG GAACTGGAGCTGTACAAAGAGGAACTTCTAACAAAGCCTGCACTTCTTGCCATTAATAAAATGGATTTGCCTTGTGCAAAGGATAACTTGAATGAACTTATGAGGCAACTACAGAATCCTCAAG ACTACTTACACTTACTAcaggaagaaattattcctgCAAATACACTTGAATTCAAAGATATAATTCCTATATCTACGTATAGTGGAGAAGGAATTGAGGAACTAAAAGCATGTATAAGAAAATCTGTAGATgaggaagcagagcaggagaaTGAAGAatataggaaaaagaaactacTACTACTACGAACTTCAGAAGAACAACGAATGAATAGAAGCTAG